In a single window of the Pantoea alfalfae genome:
- a CDS encoding aminotransferase class I/II-fold pyridoxal phosphate-dependent enzyme — translation MAEFAASDLVAGLEENLFSLLEKQAAELDASQLPLIDLSSGSPRQPTPPAVIASFQAAAAQPENHEYPSFWGKPALRQAIADFYQRHYGVTLNPDTEVALFQGAHIGVNGFPRALLNPGQVLISTDPCYPIYRSAARQAGADFYGIPLEARNAFLPDFTQVPDEITARAGLVMLNYPHNPTGALATPALFADALAFARQHPIPLIHDFAYATLGSEPDEQPLSLLAQPDGKEWGVEIYTLSKSALMAGWRVGFAVGNASIITAFKKLHTHSYSTVSGAVQDAAITALSLSAEQLNRLADPYHQRRRVVLARLAAMHWPVRARQGTFFLWLPAPPGFTGEEFASLLLRECHLLVAPGHGFGPAGRDYIRISLTASTEQLLQALDRIDGLKLINERRRS, via the coding sequence ATGGCGGAGTTTGCAGCTTCAGATTTGGTCGCAGGGCTGGAAGAGAATCTTTTCAGCTTACTCGAGAAGCAGGCAGCAGAACTGGATGCATCGCAGTTACCGCTTATCGATCTCTCATCGGGCAGCCCACGTCAGCCTACGCCGCCTGCGGTCATCGCCTCCTTTCAGGCTGCGGCGGCGCAGCCTGAAAACCATGAGTATCCCTCCTTCTGGGGAAAGCCCGCCCTGCGTCAGGCTATCGCTGACTTTTACCAGCGTCACTATGGGGTCACGCTCAATCCCGATACCGAAGTTGCGCTGTTTCAGGGCGCGCACATTGGCGTCAACGGCTTTCCACGCGCCCTGCTCAACCCGGGCCAGGTGTTAATCTCCACCGATCCCTGTTATCCAATCTATCGCTCAGCAGCACGCCAAGCCGGTGCCGATTTTTATGGCATCCCGCTGGAGGCGCGTAACGCTTTCCTGCCCGATTTTACTCAGGTGCCGGATGAGATTACCGCGCGCGCCGGTCTGGTTATGCTCAACTATCCCCATAATCCCACCGGCGCACTGGCGACGCCCGCGCTGTTCGCCGACGCGCTGGCTTTCGCCCGCCAGCACCCTATTCCGCTGATACATGACTTCGCCTACGCTACGCTAGGCAGTGAGCCGGACGAGCAGCCGCTAAGTCTGCTGGCCCAGCCCGATGGCAAAGAGTGGGGGGTGGAAATTTACACCCTGTCGAAAAGCGCGTTGATGGCAGGCTGGCGTGTGGGCTTTGCTGTGGGAAACGCCTCGATTATTACGGCTTTTAAAAAACTGCATACTCACAGCTACAGCACGGTGTCTGGTGCGGTGCAGGATGCCGCCATCACCGCCTTGTCGCTCTCTGCTGAGCAACTTAACCGTCTGGCTGATCCTTATCACCAGCGGCGTCGCGTGGTACTCGCCAGGCTGGCAGCGATGCACTGGCCGGTGCGCGCTCGTCAGGGCACCTTTTTCCTCTGGCTGCCTGCGCCACCCGGTTTTACCGGCGAGGAGTTCGCCAGCCTGTTACTGCGAGAGTGTCATCTGCTGGTGGCACCAGGTCACGGCTTTGGCCCCGCCGGGCGGGATTATATCCGTATCAGCCTGACCGCCAGCACGGAACAGCTGCTGCAGGCGCTGGATCGTATTGACGGCCTGAAGCTGATTAATGAGCGCAGGCGTAGCTGA
- a CDS encoding CGNR zinc finger domain-containing protein, which translates to MAETQSHSGQGPWFLADHPALDFINTEAIAEGRPYDFWQSDQDVEAWLQQAGLLTDGSAPQYEPGALVQAARQLRQIVRDAVQQHKAGENVSTEALNVWLGQATSHLQLSVESGSLTIRRVYASQNVRQRLGQVAEQAAMLLTQEDFSRVRACEHPDCTLWFYDRTKAHRRRWCSMALCGNRAKVARFRAVKSGG; encoded by the coding sequence ATGGCGGAAACGCAATCACACTCCGGCCAGGGGCCGTGGTTTCTGGCCGATCATCCGGCGCTGGATTTTATCAACACCGAAGCTATCGCAGAGGGGCGGCCATACGATTTCTGGCAAAGCGATCAGGATGTTGAAGCCTGGCTGCAACAGGCCGGACTACTAACCGACGGATCTGCGCCGCAGTATGAGCCGGGCGCGCTGGTGCAGGCCGCTCGTCAGTTACGTCAGATTGTTCGTGACGCTGTGCAGCAGCATAAAGCAGGTGAGAATGTGAGTACTGAGGCGCTGAATGTCTGGCTGGGCCAGGCAACGAGTCACCTGCAACTGAGCGTGGAGTCGGGTTCGCTGACTATCCGGCGCGTTTACGCCAGCCAGAACGTGAGGCAACGGCTGGGACAGGTTGCAGAACAGGCTGCAATGCTGCTCACGCAGGAAGATTTCAGCAGAGTCCGTGCCTGTGAACATCCCGACTGCACCCTGTGGTTTTACGATCGCACCAAAGCGCATCGCCGCCGCTGGTGCAGCATGGCGCTGTGTGGCAATCGGGCGAAAGTTGCGCGTTTCAGGGCAGTAAAATCAGGTGGGTAG
- a CDS encoding MetQ/NlpA family ABC transporter substrate-binding protein → MRITSRGIIFSLTAVSIFISAAQAADQKKIRIGFNPGPYKEQFEKGVAPLLIKQGYTLEYKDFSDGIQVNDAVHRGTIDANIMQHPVYLKSVNDRLGIDNVGIVQVPTPPMGLYSERAKTLTQPTPGSTVSVPNQPSNEYRAALLLQSIGWLKISPESDAATFSQKNITENPYKIVLKEMDNAQQVRALPDVDYGVIQGNFAVSSGLKLNSALKLEAPTSQFINVVTVAGKNKQAHFARDIIAGYHSPEFKAYITGNAQYAGYLLPDYFK, encoded by the coding sequence ATGCGCATTACATCACGGGGAATTATTTTTTCACTGACGGCTGTTTCAATTTTTATCTCTGCTGCGCAAGCCGCAGACCAGAAAAAAATACGCATTGGTTTTAATCCGGGTCCCTATAAAGAGCAGTTTGAAAAAGGCGTGGCACCTCTGTTAATTAAGCAGGGCTATACGCTGGAATATAAAGATTTCAGCGATGGCATACAGGTTAATGATGCTGTGCATCGCGGCACGATTGACGCCAATATCATGCAGCATCCGGTCTATCTGAAGTCGGTTAACGATCGGCTTGGCATCGATAACGTCGGTATTGTGCAGGTGCCGACCCCGCCAATGGGACTCTATTCTGAACGCGCAAAAACGCTCACGCAGCCTACGCCAGGCAGCACGGTCTCTGTGCCGAACCAGCCCTCCAATGAGTATCGTGCGGCGCTGCTACTTCAGAGTATCGGCTGGCTGAAAATCAGCCCTGAGAGCGACGCCGCAACCTTCTCGCAGAAAAACATTACGGAGAACCCCTACAAAATCGTGCTGAAAGAGATGGATAACGCCCAGCAGGTGCGCGCACTGCCTGATGTGGATTATGGTGTCATTCAGGGTAACTTCGCGGTCTCCAGTGGCCTGAAACTCAATTCCGCGCTGAAACTGGAGGCACCAACCAGCCAGTTTATTAACGTAGTAACGGTAGCGGGTAAAAATAAGCAGGCTCATTTTGCCCGTGACATTATTGCCGGCTATCACTCGCCGGAATTCAAAGCGTATATCACCGGTAATGCGCAATATGCGGGCTATCTGTTGCCAGACTATTTCAAATGA
- a CDS encoding alpha/beta fold hydrolase, whose amino-acid sequence MNTHSVSYRYQQADGVNVFYREAGDPLLPVLLLLHGFPTSSHQFRNLIPLLSDKFHIIAPDLPGFGFTDVPAERNYSWTFDAFGQTLTAFVDALGLKRYAMYVFDYGAPAGLRLALAYPDRVSGLISQNGNAYLEGLGDAWAPVRAYWDDPSEANGEVIRDAILTLEGVKWQYLHGVSDPQQIAPETYTLDTLLMERPGNKDIQQALFLNYASNLKRYPEFQAFFRQQQLPTLVIWGKHDPFFIPPGALAWQRDNPQAVVELLDSGHFALETHTHHIASRIREMFSGD is encoded by the coding sequence ATGAATACACACTCTGTTTCTTATCGTTATCAGCAGGCCGACGGCGTTAATGTTTTCTATCGAGAAGCGGGCGATCCATTACTGCCGGTGTTGCTACTGCTGCACGGTTTTCCCACCTCTTCTCATCAGTTTCGCAATCTCATCCCGCTTCTGTCCGATAAGTTCCATATCATCGCGCCCGATCTGCCTGGCTTTGGTTTTACTGACGTCCCCGCCGAACGTAACTATTCATGGACTTTCGACGCATTCGGCCAGACGCTGACCGCGTTTGTCGATGCACTCGGGCTGAAACGCTACGCAATGTATGTTTTCGACTATGGTGCTCCCGCAGGTCTGCGGCTGGCGCTGGCCTACCCGGATCGTGTCAGCGGACTGATATCGCAAAACGGTAATGCCTATCTGGAGGGACTGGGAGACGCCTGGGCACCGGTTCGCGCCTACTGGGACGATCCCAGCGAAGCAAATGGTGAGGTGATCCGTGACGCTATCCTGACGCTGGAAGGGGTGAAGTGGCAGTATCTGCATGGGGTAAGCGATCCGCAGCAGATCGCACCGGAAACCTATACCCTGGATACTCTGTTGATGGAGCGCCCCGGTAACAAAGATATTCAGCAGGCCCTGTTTCTCAATTACGCCAGCAATCTCAAACGCTATCCGGAATTTCAGGCATTCTTTCGCCAGCAGCAGCTCCCGACGCTGGTGATCTGGGGCAAACACGATCCTTTCTTTATTCCACCCGGCGCCTTGGCCTGGCAGCGCGATAATCCGCAGGCGGTGGTCGAGCTGCTGGACAGCGGTCACTTCGCGCTGGAGACACACACGCATCACATTGCGTCGCGCATCCGCGAGATGTTCAGTGGCGACTGA
- a CDS encoding methionine ABC transporter permease, with protein sequence MSELFETAVTGDQFLTAMQDTLIMVGLSLGFGSLLGLPLGIILVVCRPGGIQPQRLVHQLLNPVVNIIRSLPFIILLITILPLTRLLVNTTIGTAGAIVPLVIFIAPYISRLVESALLEVDEGILESANAMGATTLQTIWYFMLPEAASSLVLALTTATIGLLGATAMAGTVGGGGIGDLAITYGYQRFDAFATISTALVLIVIVQLLQTLGTRISRRIRRE encoded by the coding sequence ATGTCTGAACTCTTTGAAACGGCTGTAACCGGCGATCAGTTCCTGACGGCGATGCAGGACACGCTGATTATGGTGGGGCTGTCGCTGGGCTTTGGTTCGCTGCTGGGGCTGCCGCTTGGCATTATTCTGGTGGTCTGCCGTCCGGGCGGGATACAGCCCCAGCGTCTGGTGCATCAGCTATTGAACCCTGTCGTGAATATCATCCGTTCGCTGCCGTTCATTATTCTGCTGATTACTATCCTGCCGCTGACGCGCCTGCTGGTGAACACCACGATTGGCACGGCGGGGGCCATTGTACCGCTGGTGATCTTTATTGCGCCTTATATCTCGCGGCTGGTGGAAAGCGCGTTGCTGGAGGTCGACGAAGGCATTCTGGAGTCAGCCAACGCGATGGGGGCTACTACGCTGCAGACCATCTGGTATTTCATGCTGCCGGAAGCGGCTTCCTCGCTGGTGCTGGCCCTGACCACTGCCACCATCGGACTGCTGGGCGCCACGGCGATGGCGGGCACGGTGGGTGGCGGCGGCATTGGCGACCTCGCCATTACTTACGGTTATCAGCGCTTTGACGCCTTTGCCACGATTTCCACTGCGCTGGTTCTCATTGTGATTGTCCAGCTTCTGCAAACCCTGGGTACGCGTATTTCACGTCGTATCCGACGCGAGTAA
- a CDS encoding methionine ABC transporter ATP-binding protein — translation MSQAAIAFHQASKTFARNGTEVQALQDINLRINQGDIFGVIGTSGAGKSTLLRLINHLETPTTGTVEVQGEALQGISKKRLIEVKKQIGMIFQHFNLLNARTVFHNVAIPLILQGRSKDFIATRVAELLAFVNFSDKAHSYPDELSGGQKQRVGIARALATNPAILLCDEATSALDPQTTVQILLLLQEINQRYGITIVLITHEMSVVQKICNRMAVMAHGRIVEQGDVLTLFAEPQQAVSASFVQSVIHDRLPQQTLELLSEHPAADALRLEFVGSTAQQPVINQLIRNYEVEVNILFASMTEVQRTILGFMIVQIKGEPAQREAAIQFLTATGVKISDV, via the coding sequence ATGAGTCAGGCGGCTATCGCGTTTCACCAGGCCAGCAAAACCTTTGCACGTAATGGGACAGAAGTGCAGGCGCTGCAGGATATTAATCTGCGCATCAACCAGGGCGATATTTTTGGCGTTATCGGCACCAGTGGTGCCGGAAAAAGCACGCTGCTGCGCCTGATTAATCATCTGGAAACGCCGACGACCGGCACGGTAGAGGTGCAGGGTGAAGCGTTACAGGGGATCAGCAAAAAGCGGTTAATTGAAGTCAAAAAGCAGATTGGGATGATCTTTCAGCACTTTAATCTGCTCAATGCCCGCACCGTATTTCACAACGTGGCCATCCCGCTGATATTGCAGGGGCGGAGTAAAGATTTTATTGCCACCCGCGTGGCGGAACTGCTGGCGTTTGTGAACTTCAGCGACAAAGCCCACAGCTACCCGGACGAACTCTCTGGCGGTCAGAAACAGCGCGTCGGGATTGCCCGTGCGCTGGCGACCAACCCTGCCATTCTGCTGTGCGATGAGGCGACGTCGGCGCTGGATCCCCAGACCACGGTACAGATTCTGCTGCTGTTGCAGGAAATCAATCAGCGTTATGGCATCACCATTGTGCTGATCACCCACGAGATGTCAGTGGTGCAGAAAATCTGCAACCGGATGGCGGTAATGGCCCACGGGCGCATTGTTGAACAGGGCGATGTCCTGACGCTGTTCGCCGAACCGCAGCAGGCGGTGAGCGCCAGCTTTGTGCAGTCGGTCATTCACGATCGCCTGCCACAGCAGACGCTTGAATTGCTCAGCGAGCATCCGGCAGCCGACGCGTTACGGCTGGAGTTTGTCGGCAGCACGGCACAGCAGCCGGTGATCAATCAGCTGATCCGCAACTATGAGGTGGAGGTGAATATTCTGTTCGCCAGCATGACGGAGGTGCAGCGCACCATTCTGGGTTTCATGATTGTGCAGATCAAAGGCGAACCCGCGCAGCGCGAGGCGGCGATTCAGTTTCTCACCGCGACCGGAGTAAAAATCAGTGATGTCTGA
- the proP gene encoding glycine betaine/L-proline transporter ProP, translating into MDTRNTSSEHPKKHFWNRKPKELTVDDITVIDNDMLKRAVGAAALGNAMEWFDFGVYSYLAVIIGKVFFPDANNAVQLIATFGTFAAAFLVRPIGGLVFGPLGDRIGRQKVLAMTMIMMSIGTFCIGLIPAYSSIGIMAPILLLVARLIQGFSTGGEYGGAATFIAEYSTDKRRGFMGSFLEFGTIGGYLLGASLVTVMTTVMSNEAMMSWGWRVPFFIAAPLGLFGLYVRLKLEETPAFQQHMEKQEALEQSKPRLTLMQMLSKYRAPMLKCIGLVLLFNVSNYMLTSYMPSYLTGVLGLPELSGLLLVMVAMFVMMPLTLLWGRWTDRIGRRPVIGFGAVGLILLAIPSFMLIGSGNMWAVFGGLLILGVLHTCFSGTMPSTLPALFTTDIRYSALAIGFNLSVSLFGGTTPLITAWLVDTTKNNMMPAYYMMGAGVIGLLTILTVRETARQPLTGSSPAVATKAEAHRLIDKLRKRQKPATTAAK; encoded by the coding sequence ATGGACACCAGAAACACATCGTCTGAACACCCAAAGAAACATTTCTGGAACAGGAAGCCCAAAGAGCTGACTGTTGACGACATTACCGTTATTGATAACGACATGCTGAAGCGCGCAGTTGGCGCAGCGGCGCTCGGTAACGCGATGGAATGGTTCGACTTTGGCGTATACAGCTATCTTGCCGTCATCATCGGCAAAGTCTTTTTCCCGGATGCCAACAACGCGGTGCAGCTGATTGCCACCTTTGGTACGTTTGCGGCGGCCTTCCTCGTGCGTCCGATTGGCGGCCTGGTGTTTGGCCCGCTGGGTGACCGCATCGGCCGCCAGAAAGTGCTGGCGATGACGATGATCATGATGTCGATCGGGACATTCTGCATCGGCCTGATCCCGGCCTATTCGTCGATCGGGATTATGGCCCCGATTCTGCTGCTGGTAGCACGCCTGATTCAGGGCTTCTCGACTGGCGGTGAATATGGTGGCGCAGCGACCTTTATCGCGGAGTACTCCACCGACAAACGCCGTGGCTTTATGGGCAGCTTCCTGGAGTTTGGTACCATTGGCGGCTACCTTCTGGGTGCCAGCCTGGTCACGGTGATGACCACGGTGATGTCGAACGAGGCGATGATGTCCTGGGGCTGGCGCGTGCCGTTCTTTATTGCCGCGCCGCTGGGTCTGTTCGGCCTTTATGTCCGTCTGAAACTGGAAGAGACTCCGGCATTCCAGCAGCACATGGAAAAGCAGGAAGCGCTGGAACAGAGTAAACCGCGTCTGACGCTGATGCAGATGCTAAGCAAATATCGTGCGCCCATGCTGAAATGTATCGGTCTGGTTTTGCTGTTCAACGTCTCTAACTACATGCTGACCTCTTATATGCCGAGTTACCTGACCGGCGTGCTGGGTCTGCCAGAGCTGAGTGGTCTGCTGCTAGTGATGGTGGCAATGTTCGTGATGATGCCGCTGACGCTGCTGTGGGGGCGCTGGACCGATCGCATTGGTCGTCGTCCGGTGATTGGCTTTGGTGCAGTAGGCCTGATCCTGCTTGCCATTCCGAGCTTTATGCTGATTGGCTCCGGTAATATGTGGGCGGTATTTGGCGGCCTGCTGATTCTGGGCGTGCTGCATACCTGCTTCAGCGGCACCATGCCGTCGACGCTGCCTGCCCTGTTTACCACGGATATTCGTTACAGCGCACTGGCTATCGGTTTCAACCTGTCGGTGTCGCTGTTCGGCGGTACGACACCGTTGATTACCGCGTGGCTGGTAGATACCACCAAAAACAACATGATGCCGGCCTACTACATGATGGGTGCAGGCGTGATCGGCCTGCTGACCATTCTGACGGTGCGGGAAACGGCGCGTCAGCCGCTGACCGGTTCATCGCCTGCGGTAGCAACCAAAGCGGAAGCGCATCGACTGATCGATAAGCTGCGTAAACGGCAAAAGCCCGCCACGACCGCGGCTAAATAA
- a CDS encoding molybdopterin-dependent oxidoreductase has protein sequence MKKNDLAVMHWGTYHVTTDGDTLTSVRPVAWDRNPSAIGQSLPGAVQSETRVRNPAVRLGYLQNRSASRSGRGKEPFVEVSWEVALQLVAEELARVKTGHGNEAIYAGSYGWSSAGRFHHAQSQLHRFFNHYGGYTASTNTYSIAAGERTLPHIIGNLDELQRHHTHWPVLAEHCELFVAIGGLPLRNAQVNGGGANDHALAHWLTTLRQNGTRFINISPVRNDLAGVADAEWLAIKPGSDTALLLAIGQVLIAESLYDAAFVARYTVGFDIYAAYLLGEHDGIAKTPEWAASLTGLAADQIRGLARQMAAHKTMVNIAWSVQRARQGEQAFWATVATTALLGQIGTPGGGLGFGYASTNLAGAARRQFSGPRLPAGHNAVQQTIPVARIADMLLNPGGLYAFDGQQRTYPDIRLVYWAGGNVFHHHQDINKLIRAWQQPDTVIVHEQFWTAQARFADIVLPATTSLEREDIGSASNDGFIIAMPQHLPPFGAAKSDYAIFAELAQRLGFADAFTQGRGERQWLEAIYADSRPRAAAQGIELPPFEAFWSQGVVEYPAPDTPQILLKAFRDNPESAPLSTVSGKIELFSQRVADFGYEEAPGFAFWYPPEYQAQQQEKQQWPLHLLSSQPRTRLHSQYDHGRVSRATKIAGREPLWMHPEDAAARGIEENSIVKVFNGRGALLAGVHLTQDILPGVVQMSTGAWYDPLEQQEGKPLDKHGNPNVLTQDRGSSRLGQGCSAQTCFVEIALYHETLPEITAWSPPEFVIPTTE, from the coding sequence ATGAAGAAGAATGATTTAGCGGTAATGCACTGGGGCACCTATCACGTCACCACCGACGGTGACACGCTGACGTCGGTCAGGCCGGTGGCGTGGGACCGTAATCCGTCCGCTATCGGTCAGTCGCTGCCGGGCGCGGTGCAGAGTGAAACCCGGGTCAGAAATCCGGCTGTCAGGCTCGGCTATCTGCAGAACAGAAGCGCTTCACGCAGCGGACGCGGTAAAGAGCCGTTTGTCGAGGTGAGCTGGGAAGTGGCGCTGCAACTGGTGGCTGAAGAGCTGGCGCGGGTGAAAACCGGGCACGGCAATGAAGCGATCTATGCCGGTTCATATGGCTGGTCCAGCGCCGGACGATTTCATCATGCCCAGAGCCAGCTGCACCGCTTCTTTAACCACTACGGCGGCTACACCGCCAGCACCAATACCTACAGCATTGCGGCCGGTGAACGCACGCTGCCGCACATCATCGGTAATCTGGATGAGTTACAACGTCACCATACTCACTGGCCGGTACTGGCGGAGCATTGTGAGCTGTTTGTGGCGATTGGCGGATTGCCGCTGCGCAATGCGCAGGTCAATGGCGGTGGGGCTAACGATCATGCGCTGGCTCACTGGCTGACCACACTGCGGCAGAATGGCACCCGCTTTATTAACATCAGTCCGGTCAGAAACGATCTCGCCGGGGTGGCCGATGCGGAGTGGCTGGCGATAAAGCCCGGCTCCGATACGGCGTTACTACTGGCCATCGGGCAGGTATTGATTGCGGAATCCCTGTATGACGCGGCCTTTGTGGCGCGCTACACCGTAGGCTTCGATATCTATGCGGCGTATCTGTTGGGTGAACACGATGGCATCGCCAAAACGCCCGAATGGGCTGCGTCACTAACCGGGCTGGCAGCCGATCAGATTCGCGGATTAGCACGGCAGATGGCGGCTCACAAAACGATGGTCAATATTGCCTGGTCAGTGCAGCGTGCGCGGCAGGGCGAGCAGGCGTTCTGGGCCACTGTCGCCACCACTGCGCTACTGGGGCAGATTGGCACGCCCGGCGGCGGGCTGGGGTTTGGTTACGCCTCAACCAATCTGGCGGGTGCCGCCCGGCGACAGTTCTCTGGCCCCCGGCTGCCTGCCGGCCATAATGCCGTACAGCAGACTATACCGGTGGCACGTATCGCTGACATGCTGCTTAATCCCGGCGGTCTCTACGCGTTTGACGGCCAGCAGCGAACCTATCCCGACATCCGGCTGGTCTACTGGGCTGGCGGCAACGTCTTCCATCATCATCAGGATATCAACAAGCTGATACGCGCATGGCAGCAGCCGGACACCGTGATTGTGCATGAGCAGTTCTGGACGGCGCAGGCCAGATTTGCCGATATCGTCCTGCCCGCCACCACTTCGCTGGAGCGCGAGGATATCGGCAGCGCCAGCAACGACGGCTTTATTATTGCCATGCCGCAGCATCTGCCGCCGTTTGGGGCGGCAAAATCGGATTACGCCATCTTTGCTGAGCTGGCGCAGCGGCTCGGTTTTGCTGATGCCTTTACTCAGGGACGCGGTGAGCGCCAGTGGCTTGAAGCCATTTACGCAGACTCCCGGCCACGCGCAGCGGCGCAGGGCATCGAACTGCCGCCCTTTGAGGCCTTCTGGTCACAGGGCGTGGTGGAATATCCCGCGCCTGACACACCACAGATCCTCCTTAAAGCGTTTCGCGATAACCCGGAGTCGGCCCCGCTCAGCACGGTATCGGGAAAAATCGAACTCTTTTCGCAGCGGGTGGCTGACTTTGGCTATGAAGAAGCGCCCGGCTTTGCCTTCTGGTATCCGCCGGAATATCAGGCTCAGCAGCAGGAGAAGCAGCAGTGGCCGTTGCATCTGCTCTCCAGCCAGCCGCGAACCCGGCTGCACAGCCAGTACGATCATGGCCGGGTCAGCCGGGCCACCAAAATTGCCGGGCGCGAGCCGCTCTGGATGCACCCTGAGGATGCGGCTGCGCGTGGCATTGAGGAGAACAGCATCGTGAAAGTGTTTAACGGACGCGGCGCGCTGCTGGCGGGCGTTCATCTGACACAGGATATCCTGCCGGGGGTGGTGCAGATGTCGACCGGGGCCTGGTATGACCCGCTGGAACAGCAGGAGGGCAAGCCGCTGGATAAACATGGCAACCCTAATGTGCTGACCCAGGATCGCGGCAGTTCACGACTGGGCCAGGGGTGCAGCGCGCAGACCTGTTTTGTAGAGATTGCGCTTTACCACGAGACCCTGCCTGAAATCACAGCGTGGTCGCCACCGGAATTTGTGATCCCGACCACAGAGTAA
- a CDS encoding isopenicillin N synthase family dioxygenase, with product MSALTPSELPVIDFALLSGHQQQQRQVLEKLSQAARDVGFFYLINHGIDRELLDEVQRVARTFFALPQADKTAVAMANSPHFRGYNLAGVEITRSQPDYREQFDIGAEREALPVTADSPTWQRMQGPNQWPEALPELQTVVTRWQQQMTAVALELLRAFAEALNLPRNAFDNLYGDYPNEHIKLIRYPGRTEGESRQGVGAHKDSGFLTMLLQDDQPGLQVEVTPGNWIDASPLPGAFVVNIGELLELATNGYLRATVHRVVSPQQNNERLSIAFFLGAQLDAVVPIYQLPPQLAELAQGPSSDPLNPLLREVGWNYLKGRLRSHPEVAQRFYPEHNTH from the coding sequence ATGAGTGCGTTAACCCCATCAGAATTGCCGGTCATTGATTTCGCATTATTGTCAGGTCATCAACAGCAGCAGCGACAGGTTCTGGAAAAATTAAGCCAGGCCGCGCGTGATGTCGGTTTCTTCTACTTAATTAATCACGGTATCGACCGTGAATTACTGGATGAGGTTCAGCGGGTCGCACGGACGTTTTTTGCTCTGCCGCAGGCGGACAAAACGGCGGTCGCGATGGCCAACTCACCGCATTTTCGTGGTTACAACCTGGCGGGCGTGGAAATCACCCGCAGCCAGCCCGATTATCGTGAGCAGTTCGATATTGGCGCAGAGCGCGAAGCGCTGCCCGTCACCGCCGATTCCCCGACCTGGCAACGCATGCAGGGGCCGAACCAGTGGCCTGAAGCCTTGCCTGAATTGCAGACGGTGGTGACCCGCTGGCAGCAGCAGATGACTGCCGTGGCGCTGGAGCTGCTGCGCGCCTTTGCCGAAGCGCTGAACCTGCCACGTAACGCCTTCGATAACCTTTACGGCGACTATCCCAACGAACACATCAAACTGATCCGCTATCCGGGCCGCACCGAGGGTGAATCACGCCAGGGTGTAGGTGCACACAAGGATTCGGGTTTCCTGACCATGTTATTACAGGACGACCAGCCGGGCTTGCAGGTTGAAGTGACGCCGGGCAACTGGATTGATGCCTCACCTTTGCCGGGCGCGTTTGTGGTCAACATTGGCGAACTGCTGGAGCTGGCGACCAACGGCTATCTGCGCGCGACGGTACACCGCGTGGTGTCGCCGCAGCAGAACAATGAGCGCTTATCCATCGCCTTCTTCCTTGGCGCACAGCTCGACGCCGTCGTGCCAATCTATCAGCTTCCCCCGCAGCTGGCTGAGCTGGCGCAGGGACCGAGCAGCGATCCGCTTAACCCGCTCCTGCGAGAAGTTGGCTGGAATTACCTTAAAGGCCGGCTGCGTTCGCATCCGGAAGTTGCCCAGCGTTTCTATCCCGAACACAACACCCACTAA